One stretch of Zingiber officinale cultivar Zhangliang chromosome 6B, Zo_v1.1, whole genome shotgun sequence DNA includes these proteins:
- the LOC121988879 gene encoding basic leucine zipper 4-like has translation MLVLDPALFDSPGPVRSPSGSCDPQSTDKQRRLRRKISNRESARRCRVRKRRHFEELQTESDRLRALNRDLENRAGFMSHRFFLFRRENHRLRAESAALVRRLSELRQLILLRHVSMAAPGGFAGLVYEQALASLMT, from the coding sequence ATGCTGGTCCTCGACCCCGCCTTGTTCGACTCGCCGGGCCCGGTTCGCTCTCCCTCCGGCTCTTGTGATCCGCAGTCCACCGACAAGCAGCGCCGCCTCCGTCGCAAGATCTCCAACCGCGAGTCCGCCCGCCGCTGCCGCGTGCGCAAGCGCCGCCACTTCGAGGAGCTCCAGACCGAATCGGACCGGCTCAGGGCGCTGAACCGAGACCTTGAGAACCGGGCCGGGTTCATGTCCCATCGTTTCTTTTTATTCCGCCGCGAGAACCACCGGCTCCGGGCGGAGTCCGCCGCCCTCGTCCGGAGGCTCTCCGAGCTTCGCCAGCTAATCCTCCTCCGCCACGTGTCGATGGCGGCGCCCGGTGGGTTCGCCGGTCTGGTTTACGAACAAGCCTTGGCGTCGCTAATGAcgtga
- the LOC121988877 gene encoding uncharacterized protein LOC121988877: MEKQSRPLIVAMKGHPGTGKSTLAAALAASLSCPLLDKDDVRDCTLSLQHALAATSSSSAAAASLLNDLSYSVLWQMAATQLRLGLSVVIDSPLSRRAHLDHLIDLAHSGDSSVGAAGLVVIECRPSDADEWRRRVEARGAAATEAAGGGGEGWHKPATWEQLQELLEGYQGCTDYDVGRVPRLVVDTTSPETGFKETVARVLEFINLF; this comes from the coding sequence ATGGAGAAGCAATCTAGGCCGCTAATCGTGGCGATGAAGGGCCACCCAGGCACCGGAAAATCCACCCTCGCCGCTGCCCTCGCCGCCTCCCTCTCTTGCCCCCTCCTCGACAAGGACGACGTCCGCGACTGCACCCTTTCCCTGCAACACGCCCTAgccgccacctcctcctcctccgccgccgccgcctccctgCTCAACGATCTCTCCTACTCTGTCCTCTGGCAAATGGCCGCCACCCAGCTCCGCCTCGGCCTCTCCGTCGTCATCGACTCACCGCTCTCCCGTCGGGCCCATCTTGACCATCTCATCGATCTGGCCCACAGCGGCGACTCCTCCGTCGGCGCCGCTGGGCTCGTCGTCATCGAGTGCCGGCCTTCGGACGCCGACGAGTGGCGCCGCCGGGTAGAGGCTAGGGGAGCCGCAGCCACCGAGGCGGCGGGCGGCGGTGGGGAGGGATGGCATAAGCCGGCGACGTGGGAACAGCTGCAGGAGCTGTTGGAGGGCTACCAGGGGTGTACGGACTACGACGTCGGCCGCGTGCCGAGGCTCGTCGTCGACACCACCTCGCCGGAGACAGGATTCAAGGAAACGGTGGCAAGGGTGCTCGAGTTCATAAACCTCTTTTAG
- the LOC121988878 gene encoding CASP-like protein 1B1, which yields MADKAMADENGKQTERETTLSRLLKSKMAAQLLISLRLAALVATSTAAGLMAFNKETITVTVAVVGTKPILQSFTAAFQQTPAFVYFVIVNAIASLYNLLAMLLGPYLKNRGRDVLVHLSDMAVFALVATGAAAAASMAELGKNGNKYARWNPICDRFEAFCIRGGVALVAAFIGAVLLLVMNAFTAISLMCKSVASNN from the exons ATGGCGGATAAGGCAATGGCAGATGAGAACGGGAAGCAAACAGAGAGGGAGACCACACTGAGCCGTCTGCTCAAATCGAAAATGGCGGCTCAGTTACTAATCTCACTGAGATTGGCAGCTCTCGTAGCCACCTCCACGGCTGCAGGGCTCATGGCATTCAACAAGGAGACGATAACAGTGACAGTGGCCGTGGTGGGCACCAAGCCCATCCTCCAGTCCTTCACCGCGGCATTTCAACAAACACCTGCCTTCGT ATACTTTGTGATTGTTAATGCGATAGCGAGCTTGTATAACCTACTGGCGATGCTGCTCGGGCCATACTTAAAGAACAGAGGACGTGATGTACTGGTGCATCTTTCAGACATG GCGGTGTTTGCTTTGGTAGCGACTGGAGCAGCAGCTGCAGCCTCCATGGCGGAGTTGGGGAAGAATGGGAACAAGTACGCGCGGTGGAATCCAATCTGCGACAGATTCGAGGCCTTTTGTATTCGTGGAGGGGTGGCTCTTGTTGCTGCCTTCATCGGAGCTGTGCTGCTCTTGGTCATGAATGCTTTCACCGCCATTAGTTTGATGTGTAAGAGTGTGGCAAGCAACAATTAG